A portion of the Marinobacter alexandrii genome contains these proteins:
- a CDS encoding lipoprotein signal peptidase — protein sequence MKNQILKYFLISFLVILVDQIVKMVVYYNMDMGTKGQIMIFGSWFKLHYLTNPGMAFGMKLNFEYGKLVLTVFRIGAMFAIGYYLYSLIKKQMNAGLIICIALILGGAIGNLIDSIFYGIWFDNAPFDAPTPWFHGQVIDMFYIDIWEGYLPSWLPLLGGDYMALWPVFNIADASIFTAICFIIIFQKRYFKKEENESEINTEELETQN from the coding sequence ATGAAAAACCAGATACTGAAATATTTCCTCATAAGCTTCTTAGTTATTTTGGTGGATCAGATCGTAAAAATGGTCGTGTACTATAATATGGACATGGGCACTAAGGGTCAAATTATGATTTTCGGTAGTTGGTTTAAACTACATTATCTCACCAATCCCGGTATGGCGTTTGGTATGAAACTGAATTTTGAATATGGCAAACTTGTCCTTACTGTGTTCAGAATCGGTGCTATGTTCGCTATTGGTTACTACCTCTACAGTCTGATCAAAAAGCAGATGAATGCTGGACTGATCATTTGTATTGCTTTGATTCTTGGCGGTGCTATTGGCAACCTCATTGACTCGATTTTTTATGGAATTTGGTTTGATAATGCACCATTTGATGCACCAACACCTTGGTTTCATGGGCAAGTAATTGACATGTTCTACATTGATATCTGGGAAGGCTATTTACCAAGTTGGTTGCCATTACTAGGAGGAGACTACATGGCTCTGTGGCCTGTCTTTAATATTGCAGATGCATCAATTTTTACAGCTATTTGCTTTATTATCATCTTCCAAAAAAGATATTTTAAGAAAGAGGAAAACGAATCAGAAATAAATACGGAAGAGCTGGAAACTCAAAACTAA
- the rpmB gene encoding 50S ribosomal protein L28 — MSKVCDITGKRPQVGNNVSHANNKTKRRFNPNLQKKRFYIPEEDKWITLKVSTSAIRTINKNGITAVLKKARANGMVIN, encoded by the coding sequence ATGTCAAAAGTTTGCGATATAACTGGTAAAAGGCCACAGGTAGGAAACAACGTTTCTCACGCTAATAATAAAACGAAAAGAAGGTTCAATCCGAATCTTCAGAAGAAGCGATTCTACATCCCTGAAGAGGATAAGTGGATCACACTGAAAGTGTCTACTTCTGCAATTAGAACAATCAATAAGAATGGTATCACTGCGGTGCTAAAGAAAGCAAGAGCAAACGGGATGGTGATCAATTAA
- a CDS encoding DUF1835 domain-containing protein — protein sequence MKTYHILNGDALKEQFPVDHLPGEIIIARECLVEGPVQAKELEELLKLRAGFIDQTYAHSDYHKHVSPEFQKIAGLENGDVNLWFEEDLFCQVNLWFVCSLLYLKNIQVSLVIPKNSLRYGFGGLDKGELIPTFNERRTLTKINVNQFAILWFAYRGNDIERLLKLGVQMHADFPFVMKAIEAHFDRIPSEDKLGQPEQLVLDIMKEKSTRDFGVIFQEFNKRAPIYGYGDSQVKRIFDEIIKNASLL from the coding sequence TTGAAAACCTACCACATTCTCAATGGTGATGCGCTCAAAGAGCAGTTTCCTGTGGATCACCTTCCAGGAGAAATCATTATTGCCAGAGAATGTTTAGTAGAGGGGCCTGTTCAAGCTAAAGAACTGGAAGAGCTGCTCAAGCTAAGGGCAGGCTTTATTGATCAGACTTACGCTCATAGTGATTACCATAAGCATGTATCACCTGAATTTCAGAAAATTGCAGGTCTAGAAAATGGTGACGTAAACCTTTGGTTTGAAGAAGACCTATTCTGTCAGGTCAATTTATGGTTTGTATGCAGTTTACTCTACCTAAAAAATATTCAAGTATCCCTCGTGATACCTAAAAATTCATTGAGGTATGGATTTGGAGGATTGGACAAAGGAGAACTAATACCCACCTTTAATGAAAGGAGAACTTTAACTAAAATCAACGTCAATCAATTTGCAATTCTATGGTTTGCCTATAGAGGTAATGACATTGAAAGACTTCTAAAATTGGGAGTACAAATGCATGCCGATTTTCCCTTTGTGATGAAAGCTATTGAAGCTCATTTTGACAGAATTCCGAGTGAGGACAAACTGGGCCAACCGGAGCAATTAGTCCTCGACATAATGAAAGAGAAGTCTACCAGAGATTTTGGAGTGATCTTTCAAGAGTTTAATAAAAGGGCACCCATCTATGGATATGGAGACTCACAAGTCAAACGGATTTTTGACGAAATTATCAAAAACGCAAGTTTATTGTAA
- a CDS encoding DUF6134 family protein: MRSSITILFLLIICQYATGQTLHYDVVKGSKKLGDMTVKRSLSENRVYYEIDSKVIFKVLFSFTIDYESTSEYKYGKLIKEYTHNMLNGSTQKKSTIWFDGEKYTLDLNGSRSNIHEIIEYSVATVYFEEPQNGQHVFSPQFGDYLAFTKIGEHQYEMESPDGENIYTYTNGICSEVKVSRDFANFSFRMTPESLKEVQSKQIVGGSPVVD, from the coding sequence TTGAGAAGTTCCATTACCATATTATTTCTTTTGATTATTTGCCAATATGCTACAGGCCAGACATTGCACTATGATGTAGTCAAGGGAAGTAAGAAACTTGGAGACATGACAGTGAAGCGATCTTTATCTGAAAATCGTGTCTATTATGAAATCGACAGTAAAGTCATCTTTAAAGTTTTATTCTCCTTTACAATAGACTATGAATCTACAAGTGAGTATAAATACGGAAAACTAATTAAGGAATACACTCACAATATGTTGAATGGGTCTACACAGAAAAAATCAACCATTTGGTTCGATGGAGAAAAATATACGCTGGATTTAAACGGATCCCGATCAAACATCCATGAAATCATTGAATATTCAGTAGCCACTGTCTATTTTGAAGAGCCTCAGAATGGACAACATGTCTTTTCACCTCAATTTGGTGACTACCTTGCATTTACGAAAATAGGTGAGCATCAGTATGAAATGGAATCACCAGATGGAGAGAATATCTATACCTATACAAACGGAATTTGTTCTGAAGTAAAGGTCAGCAGGGATTTTGCTAATTTTTCTTTCCGTATGACTCCAGAATCATTGAAAGAAGTGCAATCCAAGCAGATTGTTGGAGGATCTCCGGTTGTTGATTGA
- a CDS encoding alpha/beta fold hydrolase — MRLKKVSFKNSDGQELSGRLDFPLIGSPKAYVLFAHCFTCSKNLKSVDHVSQAFTQQGMAILRFDFTGLGQSKGDFADTNFSSNISDLKDAYHFLEENYEAPQIMVGHSLGGAAVLHVSGELENVKAVATIGAPSTPDHVAHLLDSGRKELEEKGEATVNIGGRSFKMKKQFLDDIEGDRGGAIKNLGKSLLIIHSPQDSIVGIENAQEIYIEAQHPKSFVSLDGGDHLMTKEADAKYAGMMIANWADRYLDKNISEEAPEGEVLIRLGEKGYTTEVIAGKHLMVADEPPSVGGDDNGPTPYGYLLAGLGACTAMTLRMYADFKKIDLKEVEVKLTHDKIHKVDGENSESSTGKIDQITRKIKVTGDLTDEQHKRLIEIADRCPVHKTLEGKPEIITEESFE; from the coding sequence ATGCGCTTAAAAAAAGTTAGTTTCAAAAATTCAGATGGACAAGAACTTTCCGGCAGACTCGATTTCCCCTTAATTGGCAGTCCCAAAGCTTACGTATTGTTTGCGCACTGTTTTACGTGTTCGAAAAACCTTAAATCGGTTGATCATGTAAGTCAGGCTTTTACGCAACAAGGAATGGCGATTCTCCGATTTGATTTTACTGGATTAGGACAGAGTAAAGGAGACTTTGCAGACACCAATTTCTCTTCAAACATCTCTGACCTAAAGGATGCTTATCATTTTTTGGAGGAAAACTATGAGGCGCCCCAAATCATGGTTGGCCACTCTCTTGGTGGGGCGGCAGTATTACATGTCTCAGGTGAATTAGAAAATGTGAAGGCCGTAGCTACTATTGGTGCCCCGTCTACTCCCGATCATGTTGCTCATCTTTTGGATAGCGGTCGAAAGGAGCTAGAGGAAAAAGGAGAAGCGACTGTGAATATTGGAGGTCGATCATTCAAAATGAAAAAACAATTTTTAGACGATATTGAAGGAGACCGAGGGGGGGCAATAAAAAACCTGGGGAAATCGCTGCTTATCATTCACTCCCCGCAAGACAGTATAGTAGGTATCGAGAATGCGCAAGAAATCTACATTGAAGCGCAGCATCCCAAAAGTTTTGTTTCGCTAGATGGAGGTGATCATTTGATGACAAAAGAAGCAGATGCAAAATATGCGGGTATGATGATAGCCAATTGGGCGGATAGATACTTAGATAAAAACATCTCCGAAGAAGCTCCAGAAGGAGAAGTGTTGATTCGCTTAGGCGAAAAAGGATATACAACAGAAGTGATTGCGGGAAAACATCTAATGGTTGCGGATGAACCACCAAGTGTAGGAGGAGATGACAATGGCCCAACTCCGTACGGTTATTTGTTGGCAGGCCTAGGGGCGTGTACCGCGATGACTTTGAGGATGTATGCGGATTTTAAGAAAATTGATTTAAAAGAAGTGGAAGTGAAACTTACTCATGACAAGATCCACAAAGTAGACGGTGAAAACAGCGAGAGCAGTACAGGAAAGATTGATCAGATTACTCGAAAAATAAAAGTGACTGGCGATTTAACAGACGAACAACACAAAAGGCTTATTGAGATCGCAGATAGATGCCCAGTACACAAAACACTTGAAGGAAAGCCGGAAATCATCACAGAAGAGAGTTTTGAATAA
- a CDS encoding aminopeptidase P N-terminal domain-containing protein, whose amino-acid sequence MMKKFFSLILVFLSIGSFAQNEPDDFLTSTFHKERRTLAREKMPTNSVAVFFANPVRNRANDVDFIYHQDPNFYYLSGYKEPHAVLMIFKDEQEGPEGNFNEIIFIQPRNAMAEMWTGRRMGIAGVKEKLEFNQAFNNTDFDDYNIDFSTFDKVLFYDFFDDVRDTQTEGDLYDLIASFKQKAGYPTEGDLTIESAANNLDMETLDQIMKDLRGIKTEAEIDLLRKAVDISCIGQAEVMKAMRPGMSEREVQGIHEFVFKKYQAEYEGYPSIVGEGNNGCILHYIENYKPEINSDKMILMDLGAEYHGYTADVTRTIPVDGKFSKEEKAIYDLVYKAQDEAIKAAKPGVNVRRDLDAGIARKIINEGLVELGIIESVDERHLYYPHGLGHHIGLDVHDKGNYEFLEAGMAITIEPGIYIPEGAKCDEKWWGIAVRIEDCILITEDGNELLSDLAPRKSDEIEKLMKQSSPLDSFVLPDLEKGK is encoded by the coding sequence ATGATGAAGAAGTTTTTTTCCTTGATTTTAGTTTTTCTCTCAATAGGATCATTTGCACAAAATGAACCCGATGATTTTTTAACTAGTACATTCCATAAAGAGCGAAGAACATTGGCTCGAGAGAAAATGCCTACAAATTCTGTTGCCGTGTTTTTTGCTAATCCAGTAAGAAATCGAGCCAATGATGTTGACTTCATTTATCATCAGGATCCAAATTTCTATTATTTATCAGGTTACAAAGAGCCGCATGCTGTTTTAATGATTTTTAAAGATGAGCAAGAAGGTCCTGAGGGTAACTTCAATGAAATAATATTCATTCAACCGAGAAATGCAATGGCTGAGATGTGGACTGGCAGAAGGATGGGGATAGCTGGGGTAAAAGAAAAATTAGAATTTAATCAGGCATTCAATAATACTGATTTTGATGACTATAATATTGATTTTTCAACATTTGATAAAGTTCTTTTTTATGATTTTTTCGATGATGTAAGGGATACGCAAACAGAAGGAGATCTATATGACCTGATCGCTTCTTTCAAACAAAAGGCTGGTTATCCTACCGAAGGTGATTTAACTATTGAGTCAGCGGCGAATAATCTTGATATGGAAACATTGGATCAAATTATGAAAGATTTGAGGGGTATCAAGACGGAAGCTGAAATTGACTTATTGCGTAAAGCTGTAGACATCTCATGTATTGGTCAGGCGGAGGTAATGAAAGCGATGCGACCAGGGATGAGTGAGAGAGAGGTTCAAGGCATTCATGAATTTGTATTTAAAAAGTATCAAGCAGAATATGAAGGCTATCCTTCCATTGTAGGGGAAGGAAATAACGGTTGTATTCTTCATTACATAGAAAACTACAAGCCTGAAATAAACAGTGATAAGATGATTTTAATGGACCTGGGTGCAGAATATCATGGATACACTGCTGATGTGACCAGAACTATTCCGGTCGATGGAAAATTCTCTAAAGAAGAGAAAGCAATTTACGATTTGGTATATAAAGCCCAAGATGAGGCGATTAAAGCAGCTAAGCCAGGCGTGAATGTTAGAAGGGATTTGGACGCTGGAATCGCGAGAAAGATTATTAACGAGGGCTTGGTAGAACTTGGAATAATTGAAAGTGTAGATGAGCGTCACCTTTACTATCCGCATGGGCTTGGGCATCATATCGGTCTTGACGTACACGATAAAGGAAATTATGAGTTTCTGGAGGCTGGAATGGCCATCACAATTGAGCCAGGAATATACATTCCAGAAGGCGCTAAATGCGATGAAAAATGGTGGGGTATAGCAGTAAGAATTGAAGATTGCATACTTATCACAGAAGATGGGAATGAGCTTCTTTCAGATTTGGCTCCTAGAAAAAGTGATGAAATCGAAAAGTTGATGAAGCAATCAAGTCCTTTAGATTCTTTTGTTCTTCCAGACTTAGAAAAAGGTAAATAA
- a CDS encoding response regulator transcription factor, with amino-acid sequence MITCIAIDDDTLFLQLIKSYFEEYDEMELLGAFENPVDGIMQVVKHKPDLLLIDLEMPYLDGFETLDTLDKKPKIVMISAHVNQPTKEKILKIDKYLRKVDFSSEKLKSAIDRVLSE; translated from the coding sequence ATGATCACCTGTATTGCCATTGATGATGACACTCTTTTTCTCCAATTGATCAAATCATATTTTGAAGAATATGATGAAATGGAGCTTCTAGGAGCTTTTGAAAACCCCGTTGATGGAATAATGCAAGTGGTGAAGCATAAACCAGACCTCTTGTTGATTGATCTGGAAATGCCATACCTAGATGGTTTTGAAACATTAGATACACTCGATAAGAAACCAAAAATCGTAATGATCTCAGCACATGTAAATCAACCGACAAAAGAGAAGATCTTAAAAATAGATAAGTATCTAAGAAAGGTAGATTTCAGTAGTGAAAAACTTAAATCCGCAATAGATAGGGTTTTAAGTGAGTGA
- the ftsY gene encoding signal recognition particle-docking protein FtsY, whose product MGLKSFFSKDKKESLDKGLEKSKQNFFTKLNKAVVGKSTVDADVLDELEEILITSDVGVETTVKIIDRIEDRVAKDKYLNASELNQILREEIASLLSENNTKDLVDFDLPSVDGPYVILVVGVNGVGKTTTIGKLAAQFKSLGKNVILGAADTFRAAAVDQLIMWGEKVGVPVVSKGMNTDPAAVAFEAAKRGKEENADVVIIDTAGRLHTKVNLMNELSKIKNVVQKFIPEAPHDVMLVLDGSTGQNAFIQAKEFTKATEVSSLAVTKLDGTAKGGVVIGISDQFKIPVKYIGVGEKVEDLQVFNKTEFVDSFFKN is encoded by the coding sequence ATGGGACTAAAAAGTTTTTTCTCCAAAGACAAAAAAGAGTCGCTCGATAAAGGGCTTGAAAAGTCAAAACAAAACTTTTTTACTAAACTCAATAAAGCAGTAGTTGGAAAATCCACTGTTGATGCTGATGTTCTGGACGAATTGGAAGAAATACTCATTACGTCTGATGTAGGTGTTGAAACTACGGTGAAAATTATTGATCGAATTGAAGATCGTGTGGCCAAGGATAAATACTTAAATGCATCGGAGTTGAATCAAATTCTTAGGGAGGAGATTGCTTCTTTGCTTTCGGAAAACAATACTAAAGATCTTGTCGATTTTGATCTGCCTAGCGTAGACGGACCCTATGTCATTTTAGTAGTGGGTGTAAATGGAGTGGGTAAAACTACAACAATAGGTAAGCTTGCTGCTCAGTTTAAGTCTTTGGGTAAGAATGTGATTTTGGGAGCAGCAGACACATTTAGGGCAGCAGCAGTAGATCAGCTTATTATGTGGGGAGAAAAAGTCGGAGTACCCGTAGTTTCCAAAGGAATGAATACGGATCCCGCAGCTGTAGCGTTTGAAGCAGCAAAGAGAGGTAAGGAGGAAAATGCCGATGTTGTCATTATTGATACTGCTGGGAGATTACATACAAAAGTGAATTTGATGAATGAGCTTTCTAAGATTAAAAATGTAGTTCAAAAATTCATTCCAGAGGCACCTCATGATGTGATGCTTGTGCTTGATGGAAGTACAGGACAAAATGCCTTTATTCAGGCAAAAGAATTTACGAAGGCTACAGAAGTTTCATCATTGGCTGTTACCAAGCTTGATGGTACGGCAAAGGGTGGAGTAGTTATTGGCATATCAGATCAATTTAAAATCCCAGTAAAATACATAGGCGTTGGAGAGAAGGTAGAAGACCTACAGGTATTCAATAAGACTGAATTTGTTGATTCCTTTTTCAAGAATTAG
- a CDS encoding SIMPL domain-containing protein: MKNLLVAFLFIVSLGTMAQTKDKVRSIEVKGSSEIEITPDEIFLRITLKEYKKGGNKIDLNKLESELVRSVKKLGVPEQNLRVENINGYNWNWRKKKADDFLGSKSFILQVSDLKKMNNLVDMLDSEGLNNVNVQSYSHSDIEEYRKKVKVGAMKAAKEKATYLLESVDAELGSLLEVQEIDYGYQAPMMSMRSNMALAESDVSGYQSEVEFMKIKVRAEIRVVFEIK; the protein is encoded by the coding sequence ATGAAAAATTTATTAGTCGCATTTTTATTTATTGTGAGCCTTGGAACGATGGCCCAGACAAAAGATAAGGTTCGCTCGATCGAAGTAAAAGGAAGCAGTGAAATTGAAATTACACCGGATGAAATCTTCTTAAGAATTACATTGAAAGAATATAAAAAGGGAGGTAATAAGATTGATTTAAACAAATTAGAATCCGAATTGGTAAGATCAGTTAAAAAGTTAGGTGTCCCAGAGCAGAACTTACGTGTTGAAAATATTAACGGATATAACTGGAATTGGAGAAAGAAAAAGGCGGACGATTTTTTAGGAAGCAAGAGCTTTATCTTGCAAGTAAGTGATCTAAAAAAGATGAACAACTTGGTTGACATGCTGGATTCGGAAGGATTGAATAATGTGAATGTTCAATCTTATTCTCATAGTGACATTGAGGAGTATAGAAAAAAAGTAAAGGTTGGAGCTATGAAAGCAGCAAAAGAAAAAGCAACCTACTTACTTGAAAGTGTTGATGCTGAATTGGGCAGTCTTCTTGAAGTACAAGAAATTGACTATGGCTATCAAGCCCCCATGATGAGCATGAGATCTAATATGGCTTTGGCAGAATCAGATGTTTCTGGATACCAATCTGAAGTGGAGTTCATGAAGATAAAAGTGAGAGCAGAGATTCGGGTAGTTTTTGAGATAAAGTGA
- the rpmG gene encoding 50S ribosomal protein L33: protein MAKKGNRVQVILECTEHKQSGLAGTSRYITTKNRKNTPDRIELKKYNSIMRKYTLHKEIK from the coding sequence ATGGCGAAGAAAGGTAATAGAGTTCAAGTAATACTGGAATGTACGGAGCATAAGCAAAGTGGCCTTGCGGGTACTAGTAGATACATTACAACAAAGAATAGAAAAAATACTCCAGATCGAATTGAGTTGAAGAAATACAATTCGATCATGAGAAAGTATACTTTACACAAAGAAATTAAGTAA
- a CDS encoding DUF4295 family protein, whose amino-acid sequence MAKKVVATLKQPGGAKYAKVIKAIKGDNGSYTYREEMVLEGDVKDTLAK is encoded by the coding sequence ATGGCAAAGAAAGTAGTAGCAACTCTTAAGCAACCCGGTGGAGCGAAGTACGCTAAAGTGATCAAAGCGATCAAAGGAGATAACGGATCTTACACTTACCGAGAAGAAATGGTTCTTGAAGGTGATGTAAAAGACACTTTAGCGAAGTAA
- a CDS encoding tetratricopeptide repeat-containing sensor histidine kinase produces the protein MKKPAFFFTFVLLSISVFSQNQSIADSLYTVIQKIDEDDTSRLRLLVWITQNENVPEKRREIAEELLKSAEEVNNKKYMHHAYIQIGQVHRIQGNFDSAIEDLMKARQYSEEANYHRGIIASTTALADAYSLLGNYDAAIEYYRKSILEMNEADSSLLAVTLLNLGDTYYMTKQFDSALYHFESSKLIYEQIGNSPSGIAYNLGNIGLVQAELGKMQEAESNIALSIEALEELGDHYGSCIFLGYMSDIYLNNGYKDEARTFADSCMRIGTRFGLKTEIRDNLLRLSNIAEQQNDYVSAYRYHKRYLNLKDSISNDEVFSRIKGLESAYELSQKQAEVDLLKAQRKNQQSVIVTATVVVFAFAILVIVIFVYYRSKIKINRVLKRQTVSLERLNETKDKFFSIISHDLRGPVSSLFGVSQLIRHFVKAKNTDQLLDMADHMETSVERLSNLLDNLLNWALQQQGHFPNVPEKVNVTEMIDEILEMFSNMASGKLLEMTSSISQPIYLWVDRNSVHTIFRNLINNSIKFTDKEGYVEVSASMDKASAIISIKDNGVGIPSDKLASLFKLNEKSSTYGTAGEKGLGLGLQLVQEFVEMNNGRMEVESNGEKGTVFSLTLPLFENQTIEVDSKVHV, from the coding sequence ATGAAAAAGCCAGCCTTCTTTTTCACATTTGTTTTACTCTCTATTTCTGTTTTTTCTCAGAATCAATCAATAGCAGATAGTCTCTATACCGTTATTCAGAAAATAGATGAAGACGATACATCACGTCTTCGATTACTTGTTTGGATCACGCAAAATGAAAATGTGCCTGAGAAAAGAAGAGAAATAGCAGAAGAGCTACTAAAGTCTGCTGAAGAGGTTAATAATAAAAAATATATGCATCATGCATATATCCAAATTGGTCAGGTGCATCGTATTCAAGGAAATTTTGATTCTGCAATTGAGGACTTGATGAAGGCTCGGCAATATTCCGAAGAAGCGAATTATCACCGAGGCATTATAGCTTCTACTACGGCTCTGGCTGATGCATATTCACTGTTAGGCAATTACGATGCTGCAATTGAGTACTACAGAAAAAGTATTCTAGAGATGAATGAAGCAGACAGCTCACTATTGGCAGTGACCCTTCTCAACTTAGGTGATACGTATTATATGACAAAGCAATTTGATTCGGCACTCTACCATTTTGAGAGCTCCAAATTAATTTATGAACAGATAGGAAATAGTCCATCTGGAATAGCTTATAATCTTGGTAACATAGGACTAGTACAAGCTGAATTAGGTAAAATGCAAGAGGCAGAATCTAACATAGCGCTTTCTATTGAAGCTCTGGAAGAGCTCGGAGATCACTATGGAAGTTGTATTTTCCTAGGCTACATGTCAGATATTTATCTAAATAATGGCTATAAGGATGAGGCAAGAACCTTTGCGGATTCATGTATGCGAATTGGAACACGATTCGGATTGAAAACAGAGATACGAGATAACCTTCTTAGACTTTCGAACATTGCGGAACAACAAAACGATTATGTATCAGCATATAGATATCATAAAAGATATTTGAATTTAAAGGATAGTATATCAAATGACGAAGTTTTTTCAAGAATCAAAGGCCTAGAGAGTGCTTATGAACTATCTCAAAAACAGGCTGAAGTAGATCTTCTCAAAGCGCAAAGAAAGAATCAACAGTCAGTAATTGTGACAGCCACGGTTGTGGTTTTTGCATTTGCTATTCTTGTCATCGTGATTTTTGTCTATTACAGATCGAAAATCAAAATCAATCGGGTCCTTAAAAGACAAACAGTTTCGCTGGAGAGACTCAACGAGACAAAAGATAAATTTTTCTCAATTATTTCGCATGACTTAAGAGGACCTGTGAGCTCATTATTTGGTGTCAGTCAATTGATCCGACATTTTGTGAAAGCGAAGAACACTGACCAACTGCTAGATATGGCCGATCACATGGAAACATCTGTTGAACGTCTCTCAAACCTACTAGATAACTTGCTTAATTGGGCCCTACAACAACAAGGTCATTTTCCGAATGTCCCGGAGAAAGTGAATGTAACAGAAATGATAGATGAGATCTTGGAAATGTTCTCAAATATGGCTTCAGGTAAGCTTCTTGAAATGACATCCTCTATTTCTCAACCAATTTATTTGTGGGTAGATCGCAATAGTGTTCATACTATATTTAGAAATCTCATCAATAATTCGATCAAGTTTACAGACAAAGAAGGTTATGTGGAAGTAAGCGCTTCAATGGATAAAGCGAGTGCAATTATTTCTATAAAAGATAATGGTGTTGGAATACCAAGTGATAAACTTGCAAGCCTTTTTAAGCTCAACGAGAAAAGTTCAACATACGGCACTGCTGGTGAAAAAGGACTTGGATTAGGCCTCCAACTTGTTCAGGAGTTTGTTGAAATGAATAATGGTAGAATGGAGGTGGAGAGTAATGGAGAAAAAGGAACAGTTTTTAGTTTAACGCTTCCTCTATTTGAAAACCAAACTATTGAAGTAGATTCAAAAGTCCACGTCTAA